aagccactgtgaaacatggaggaggtggagtcatggtatggggttccattgcagcgtctggggttggcgaattagtattcatagatgagattatggacaaatatgtatatttaaatatattaaaggaaaacttatttaaaagtgctaataaattaaatctcccgcgtaatttttattttcaacaagaccatgatccaaaacatactgcctatattgtacgacaatggatcgtttacaataccgcacacacgttaaataccccaccccagagtccagacatgaatcccatcgaacatgtttggaatgaattagaaaaaagaattagaaaatataatataacaaacaaaaaccaattaaaagctattattttacaagaatggaacaatatagagccggattttacaaaaaaattggtaacttcaatgccaaaacgattgaaggaagttatcatgaggaatggagggccaaccaaatattaatttttaatttctaagtactttcaatcatttgtgccaatacttttgtccacgcttaaaacgctcaataaatatgtttttgttattatttcgcatatcactttatttatattactgtttctgttaaataataatctagaataataaataaataaatgtattaaaaaatttctcctttttatcaatttgtttcatagttataagcacttgtatcagaacaatgatgctgtgccaatactttcgtccagcactgtaGGAACTATCGTCATTGCATAATTGTTTGGGATGACTAGGAGAATAGTTTAACAGGAGTAAGTTTACGGGTTTGATTTATATCTAGAACCTAGAACAGGAGTAAAGTTTACGGGTTTGATTCATAGCTAGATATAGCACTAACTAACTAATATAGCATAATGGTCACAGCTTATTTGTATGCAATTGCATAGTACGTGAACGCTTTTCGATGAAAGACCAAACCGAATCGTGACGAAAAATATCCTTTGTGTGTAATACACACAAAATTATTAAACTAGAGATTTTGTAATAATATATGAAAAATCGAAACAAAATtctgatttttcaaaaatccgtattgatactttttttaaagtaattgaataattactaaaaaattatgttttaatTCAATTATTGAGCCAATCCTGGCGACACTGCAATGCCAGGCTGACTCGCGACAGAGGTGGAGCAAGCTCCAACTGCTCCGTCAATTTCCAAAAATCAGGTTAATATTCTGACTCCCCAATGGGGAGTGTATCAGATATTAAGCTGATAAGAACAGATACTACACTTTGATCTTAGCCATAAGGCCGAGAAGCGATACCAATGAATGTTCCAACAATCTTCTTATACTTTGTACAAGTAATAATACTTGTGAGAAAGAATTAAACGGATACATCACCTAGCGGTGTATGCAAGCATTACATTAGTTACTGCACTTGCATATAGAGGTCGCATTCAATCATTTTTGGAAATACAGATATTAAAAccttattattaaataataaaatattgaaatattttacatatttttatacattacatctaTTCTTGAAGAACAATTACAAGAAGTATATTAGCCATATTCCAGATATCATCTTTTTTTATATCTACTAATTCTGATAATTTTAAGGCAATTATTTTCGCTGTTTCACCGTCTATACACGAAAAAAATGTACCACAAAGAATTATTGAAGCACCCAAAAATAATACATTTGATTCCAAAGtcataacatttttcttttcctgATCAGTCTTCGCAATGTGTCCTTGTATCATACACTGTAAATGAGAGTATACTTCCTCTCGCTATAAACATATTTCTACTTTATTAACTATGTAATAACATTATAATCAAAGTATACAATAAAGAACTCATACCTGTAAATAAACTGAATCCAACAAACTTATAGTTAGATCTTGCATATTTGGTGTGTTTATAAGACCTGTTGCAGCTAAAAGCACTTCTATGCAATTTAATGGAGTACAAAACGGCATTCTAAATCCTACcattttaaatactttaaatTCAGATGAAAAGATTGTACTTTTTGTATATTCAGATTTTTTATCAATCCAATGTAAAATGTTAAGTACCTATGTTAGAAAATAAGCAAGAAAGAATATTGAAGTACCatcatatatgtgtatatgtatatatatacttgtGATGTTCCTAAACTTTTGGAATGTGAGTCCATCTTACTAGCTAACTGCAAACATGACATAAGATACAATTTTGATTGACTGGATATCTTTTTACAAACTTCAGACCAAGAATTTTCTGTCTGCTCAGCAGCTTCGGCTTTATACACTTCCCAAAAATAATTGCACATAAATTTATCGTATAAATGAATGGCAATGTATCTAGTATCTGGACCCAAATCAAGGtgttttgttattttaaaaattgcactGACAACCGGGACAGGTATGGCTATAAACATAATTTAGTATGTATgaatattgttaaaataaaactattagTACTTAGAGAATGTATATTAACAATATACATTAACAATTACCTACAAATGGCATATAAAATTCATCATTGGTTGCAACTAGATTTTCTTGTTCTTTAATAACTGTTTGAAGACCCTCCAACCAATCTTCAAGTAGAGGTTCtatacaaaaatttgtttcaaaatgAAAGTTTAGGTTCATTCTCCCATATTTTATCTATTATACATCTATGATTTTCTGTCAATATTGCGATGATAAAATTATGGTAATTACCAATATAAGCATTATCCAAATCCATTTTTTCTCAAATTAAATCCTCAATGTtattcataaaatttttcgtaatgaaattattactaaatattatttaccttTTAAACAGCACAGGAAATGCTTTTAGACAAAGCTGATTGGATAGAATTTGAGTCACGTGACGCACTCTATGatctataaaaaatattttgtgggtatttcaaaatgttttaatgtaaaacgtaccctttatttattatataaacatACAAATATTATCAAGGATGGGAAATTAAACATATTgtataaattgtgaaattatgacaaaattttatttcacaagtCCTTTATATACGTCtgtatatacatttaaatattatcgattGATCGATCTTATTCCACGTTCATGCTCTCTTCTTGATGCAACGATTGTGTCAACAATAAGGGTTCATATGTCCACTTTGGAAATACACGTTTATACAAATTCATTAGAATTGTATCTTGTGACTTCAGTTGACCATTAAATACACATTTCATATGACCATGTGTACCTAAATAgaagtaataaattattaaccaCGTTATAACATTATAATCAAAGTTTGATTACAATGTAATAACATTATAATCAAAATTTACTTTACTTAACCAAATATTACAAGTTTGAAAAAGTAATTTACCTAATGGTTCTTTTATATGACCCCTACGACCGTATTTCGTTAGCAGTTGAACCGGTTTAAACCAAGTAATGTCCTCTCGATGAAAGAACATAAATCTTATAACTGCTGTTCGTTTATGTACTTTATATGGATGGCCGCTGAGAACTACTCTTTTCACGACTATTCTGTCTGGATTTGCAGACAATACACTGCCGGTAGCAATTAGTTCCTATTCAAATATGGTACATTTTAGtacgttttaaatttaaaagtaatttacaACAATCGCCAATTTCCTTACCAATGatctatttaatttttcaaggtaACATAAAACTGGACAAGGTGGAAAAGTAATAGGCGCGTACATACTTGCGACAACTGTACTTTCTGGTTGAAAATATCGTTCGTactagaaaacaaattttacttttagtaataaaagtaatataGAAACTTTATAAGTAAGAATTTAAATAGAACACGCACCTTGTGTTTGTTCCCGTTTGTGTGTTGACTATATACTGGACACGCTGCGAATCTTCTAAATCCACATTGGAATATCAAACGTTCTTTAGATTTGACTGGTTGAGGACTAATATTAGTATGTTTCAATACCAAATTTAAAAGAGACATTTTATGTTCATTCGGAAGTAGGGCAAACACAATTAGCGGACGATTTTCCAATGCACAAAATGTAGTGAAAAGATCTCGTTTAATATTTACAACGTGGATCGTGATGTACCAACCAGGCTGCAACAAACAATACAATTATTTCATGCAttttaaatagataaatatttcataagaTCGATAAATATACCATAGCTCCTTCGGATTCCTGAGATTCTTTAAATATACGTTTacgtgttcgattaaaattttgaaactgaAATATGCGAGCATAATCAATGGGAAGATTTTCTTTTGGATCCCACAAACTTGTTCTAAATGATTCCAGTCCACGATATTTTTGGAATCTCTGTTTTGCTAAAATATCTTGAGGTGTATCCACTTCATCAGGAAATTGTGCATCCAATTTTGCTTCTACATTTTGAGTATAATTGAAGTTATATGATTAACTTTGAATCgaataaaacgcaaaacgtaatttttgtcaatttaaCAAACATACGCTTCAATTTCTCTATAGCTGCCTTTTCTTCAATTGTATCAATGTCCTGATCATATCGTTGCTCATCGGGAGCTGCTTCTGAGACAGTAATTGTTTCGTATTCTTCCTCATCTTTATCTGCTTCTACCTCACTATCTACTTCACACTTGGCATCGTCCACAGACATGTTATCTTCCGATTCATCATTTGAGTATTCATCACTCAACTCctctaaaaaataatataaatacgttATTTATGTGtacgaatttataaatttaaagaccaaatttaagaaaaaaaaacaatacctCCATCTTCGTCAGGGATCCAAGCTGCTTGGTATTCAGAAGTTCCTTTTGgaactttttttaaaattttcttttttagagCAGTTGCAGCCTGAGCCAATTCTTTTTCTGTAGGCCAAGTTTGTTCGGCATCCATAGGATTAGGTACATTTTCGCTTTCAAGAGATTCCTAGGAAAGTAAgattatgtatatttaattatataagttacataattgtttattatttatacttgTTTCTCTGGATTTGCGTGCTCAAGAACCCTAGTGGATGGTTCACTCTCCATTGCATTGCAatggtttctttgtttcttttctattgGATGTGGATCTTCAGGAGCATCAATTTGAGACATTTGAAAATCTCCAAATCCAGGTATATGTATTAAACCATTAACTGATAATGGTACTCCTCTAAGGTAGCCTGAGACCATAAGAGTTCCAAGCTCTGTAGAGTcctaaaaaagaattaaaattcttaGTGGTTTCATAATTTTCTTACTACAAACAGTGCTTATTATAGTACCTACATCAttacatttaaattttatttcttcagcTAATAGATGGGCTCTTCTATTTTTGTAAGATACAGTTCTTTGTTTTTGATATCCGATTCGTCTTAAAACATTTAAAGCATCAGTAGGTGTATCCAACTGAGAAATTTTCTCTTCAGGAAGCCATTTGGAAATTGTAGATTGTACACGGTTTTTATAATCTTGACGTTTCTGTGATTATATTCATGTAAAACAATAGAAATTGTGTTTGGTAAGAAtaatgttaaaataaattttgtatagtACCTTTATATGAAGATTTTCAACATTCATAAGTGCTACTACTG
This window of the Ptiloglossa arizonensis isolate GNS036 chromosome 5, iyPtiAriz1_principal, whole genome shotgun sequence genome carries:
- the Tsr1 gene encoding tsr1 ribosome assembly factor, with amino-acid sequence MGIIKQEVHRVGAFKQTNKAHKTGRHRSKGSISSDVKGKVGIKVLSKRAHKTLGKEARRHQSSQIRKKKREDVLQQKRNLGGFHSAPILICIVPLQEDIDVQDLLSRITKADETANVTNSQCGTTHISMPRFKQRFSIIIPPVGNLFATLDATKVATTVLFVMSAINQCDNSPRDEILDQWGKEIIMPCVAQGLTTPVVALMNVENLHIKKRQDYKNRVQSTISKWLPEEKISQLDTPTDALNVLRRIGYQKQRTVSYKNRRAHLLAEEIKFKCNDDSTELGTLMVSGYLRGVPLSVNGLIHIPGFGDFQMSQIDAPEDPHPIEKKQRNHCNAMESEPSTRVLEHANPEKQESLESENVPNPMDAEQTWPTEKELAQAATALKKKILKKVPKGTSEYQAAWIPDEDGEELSDEYSNDESEDNMSVDDAKCEVDSEVEADKDEEEYETITVSEAAPDEQRYDQDIDTIEEKAAIEKLKQAKLDAQFPDEVDTPQDILAKQRFQKYRGLESFRTSLWDPKENLPIDYARIFQFQNFNRTRKRIFKESQESEGAMPGWYITIHVVNIKRDLFTTFCALENRPLIVFALLPNEHKMSLLNLVLKHTNISPQPVKSKERLIFQCGFRRFAACPVYSQHTNGNKHKYERYFQPESTVVASMYAPITFPPCPVLCYLEKLNRSLELIATGSVLSANPDRIVVKRVVLSGHPYKVHKRTAVIRFMFFHREDITWFKPVQLLTKYGRRGHIKEPLGTHGHMKCVFNGQLKSQDTILMNLYKRVFPKWTYEPLLLTQSLHQEESMNVE
- the LOC143147036 gene encoding cyclin N-terminal domain-containing protein 1; amino-acid sequence: MDLDNAYIEPLLEDWLEGLQTVIKEQENLVATNDEFYMPFVAIPVPVVSAIFKITKHLDLGPDTRYIAIHLYDKFMCNYFWEVYKAEAAEQTENSWSEVCKKISSQSKLYLMSCLQLASKMDSHSKSLGTSQVLNILHWIDKKSEYTKSTIFSSEFKVFKMVGFRMPFCTPLNCIEVLLAATGLINTPNMQDLTISLLDSVYLQREEVYSHLQCMIQGHIAKTDQEKKNVMTLESNVLFLGASIILCGTFFSCIDGETAKIIALKLSELVDIKKDDIWNMANILLVIVLQE